From a single Candidatus Binataceae bacterium genomic region:
- the zwf gene encoding glucose-6-phosphate dehydrogenase yields MAGFESDAFVFFGATGDLAYKQIFPSLQGLIRDEGLDTPIIGVAKSGWNLEQLKVRAKDSLEKHGGVDEAAFKKLSELLRYVDGDYADTATFAQVRKELGEAKKPLHYLAIPPSMFGPVAEGLAKSGCGDNARVVVEKPFGHDLASAAQLNDIIHKYFPENRIYRIDHYLGKEPVQNVLYTRFANPIFEPIWNRNYIHSIQITMSEEFGVQDRGRFYDEAGAIRDVVQNHMLQVLANLTMDPPTGEDHEAMRDEKARLLKAVRPLSPESVVRGQYRGYRSVPGVAPGSTVETFVALRLLIDTWRWAGVPIFIRAGKLLPLTATEIFVEFKRPPRETFHEIVPARSAHMRMRISPDISIGLGVRVKTPGERMVGDDVELNLTRRAADDEPPYQRLLGDAMRGINELFARQDLVEAQWRIVEPILGNVTPVYVYEPGTWGPEEAQQLIGAEGPWVAPRPPEKS; encoded by the coding sequence ATGGCAGGATTTGAATCAGATGCCTTTGTTTTCTTCGGCGCAACCGGCGACCTCGCCTACAAGCAGATCTTTCCCTCGCTGCAGGGGCTGATTCGCGACGAAGGGCTCGATACGCCGATCATCGGCGTCGCCAAATCCGGATGGAACCTCGAGCAACTCAAAGTGCGCGCCAAGGACAGCCTCGAGAAGCATGGCGGTGTCGATGAAGCGGCCTTCAAAAAGCTGAGCGAGCTGCTGCGTTATGTCGATGGCGATTATGCCGACACCGCAACGTTCGCGCAGGTCCGCAAGGAACTCGGCGAGGCCAAGAAGCCGCTGCATTACCTCGCGATCCCGCCGAGCATGTTCGGCCCCGTCGCCGAGGGGCTCGCGAAGTCGGGATGTGGCGACAATGCGCGCGTTGTCGTGGAGAAGCCGTTCGGCCACGACCTCGCGTCGGCAGCCCAGCTCAACGATATCATCCACAAGTATTTTCCCGAGAATCGCATCTATCGCATCGATCACTATCTCGGCAAAGAGCCAGTTCAGAACGTTCTTTATACCCGCTTCGCCAATCCGATCTTCGAGCCGATCTGGAACCGCAACTATATTCACAGCATCCAGATCACGATGTCCGAAGAGTTCGGCGTGCAGGATCGCGGACGCTTCTACGACGAGGCCGGCGCAATTCGCGACGTCGTGCAGAATCACATGCTGCAGGTCCTCGCCAACCTCACGATGGATCCCCCGACCGGCGAAGATCATGAGGCGATGCGCGACGAGAAGGCCCGTCTGTTGAAGGCGGTGCGGCCGCTTTCGCCGGAATCGGTGGTGCGCGGGCAATATCGCGGCTATCGCTCGGTTCCGGGCGTCGCTCCCGGCTCGACGGTCGAAACCTTCGTCGCACTGCGCTTGCTAATCGATACCTGGCGATGGGCCGGCGTGCCGATTTTCATCCGGGCCGGAAAGCTCCTGCCGCTCACCGCGACGGAGATCTTCGTTGAGTTCAAACGGCCGCCGCGCGAGACCTTCCATGAAATTGTGCCGGCGCGTTCGGCGCACATGCGAATGAGGATCAGCCCCGACATCAGCATCGGCCTTGGCGTACGCGTCAAGACACCCGGCGAGCGGATGGTCGGCGACGACGTCGAGCTTAACCTGACGCGGCGCGCCGCCGACGATGAGCCGCCGTATCAGCGGCTGCTCGGCGATGCGATGCGCGGCATCAATGAACTGTTCGCGCGGCAGGACCTGGTCGAGGCGCAATGGCGGATCGTCGAGCCGATCCTCGGCAACGTCACGCCAGTTTACGTTTATGAGCCGGGCACCTGGGGACCCGAGGAAGCCCAGCAGTTGATCGGCGCCGAGGGACCGTGGGTCGCGCCGCGCCCGCCTGAGAAAAGCTGA
- a CDS encoding DUF992 domain-containing protein, with protein sequence MKPALRTKLALVAACALLSCWSLPAHAEEKATIKTGYLTCHEAAGWGFVFGSSRDLRCSYTANGGRTEYYSGSVSKFGADIGYLKSAVILWAVAAPTNDLRPGALAGSYGGATASVALGAGAGANVLIGGFKHSIALQPVSFEGQNGLNIAAGVAALSLKYRGEKEPR encoded by the coding sequence ATGAAACCTGCACTTCGAACCAAACTTGCGCTTGTTGCGGCTTGCGCGCTGCTGAGCTGCTGGTCGCTGCCCGCGCACGCGGAAGAGAAGGCGACGATCAAAACCGGATACCTGACCTGCCATGAGGCTGCGGGATGGGGATTTGTCTTCGGTTCGTCGCGCGATCTCCGATGCTCTTACACGGCGAACGGTGGCCGAACTGAGTATTACAGCGGAAGCGTTTCCAAGTTCGGCGCGGATATCGGCTATCTGAAGTCCGCCGTGATCCTGTGGGCGGTCGCCGCGCCAACCAACGATCTCAGGCCCGGCGCACTTGCCGGGAGCTACGGCGGCGCGACGGCGAGCGTTGCGCTGGGCGCAGGCGCGGGCGCCAACGTGTTGATCGGCGGCTTCAAACATTCGATCGCGCTGCAGCCCGTGTCATTCGAAGGCCAGAACGGCCTCAACATCGCCGCCGGAGTCGCGGCGCTGAGCCTAAAGTATCGCGGCGAAAAAGAACCCCGCTAA
- a CDS encoding histidine kinase encodes MKAPGIGDLDIAIARARIVFSLVALFSIYVDPTTAGGFLQLDPLVLATLLLHLTYSITTWLALSRFNAGRRMLTASVAFDLTFATALAFMTEGKTSPAYIFFVFAIIAGGYRFEIWASLGVTALSVALYLIVIALSPHGLSSVYMMRAVYLAIVGYLIEFFGEQRARFESRLRELENAAQRQLIALELHDGYVQALAGINLRLEVCRQLLGSKRPHDALAQITELQTGVTREYDEVRDYIRTLAGTEHKGSRDNSIASADTRFHVRAEFTGSAMVVEHVMHIMLEGMRNAWHHGNPHSVKAGAAVAGDSIRITIDDDGAGFGETKEAPWAIALRVAEVGGRVKLDGAQPGAHLEIEIPAT; translated from the coding sequence ATGAAAGCTCCGGGCATCGGCGACCTCGATATCGCGATCGCGCGTGCGCGAATCGTTTTCTCGCTGGTCGCACTTTTTTCGATTTACGTCGATCCGACGACGGCGGGCGGCTTCCTGCAGCTCGATCCGCTCGTACTCGCGACATTGCTGTTGCATCTGACCTACAGCATCACGACGTGGCTCGCGCTCAGCAGGTTCAACGCGGGACGGCGAATGCTGACGGCGTCGGTCGCGTTCGATCTCACCTTTGCCACCGCGCTCGCGTTTATGACCGAAGGCAAGACCAGCCCTGCTTACATCTTCTTTGTGTTCGCGATCATCGCGGGCGGATACCGTTTCGAAATTTGGGCTTCGCTCGGCGTGACGGCACTTAGTGTCGCGCTCTACCTGATAGTGATCGCGCTCTCGCCGCACGGGCTGTCGAGCGTTTACATGATGCGCGCGGTGTACCTCGCCATCGTCGGCTACCTGATCGAGTTTTTCGGCGAGCAGCGTGCGCGCTTCGAGTCCCGCCTTCGCGAGCTGGAGAACGCGGCGCAGCGCCAGCTGATCGCGCTCGAATTGCACGACGGCTACGTGCAGGCGCTCGCGGGCATCAATCTGCGGCTCGAAGTATGCCGCCAGCTTCTCGGCTCGAAGCGGCCGCACGACGCGCTCGCCCAAATCACGGAGCTGCAGACCGGAGTCACGCGTGAATACGACGAAGTGCGCGATTACATCAGGACGCTCGCCGGCACCGAGCATAAGGGCTCACGCGACAACTCGATCGCCAGCGCCGACACGCGCTTTCACGTGCGCGCGGAATTCACCGGCAGCGCGATGGTCGTCGAGCACGTGATGCACATCATGCTCGAAGGGATGCGCAACGCGTGGCATCACGGCAATCCACATAGCGTCAAGGCGGGAGCTGCGGTCGCAGGCGATTCAATCCGGATTACGATCGACGATGACGGGGCAGGATTCGGCGAGACCAAGGAAGCGCCGTGGGCGATCGCGCTGCGCGTGGCCGAAGTAGGCGGCCGTGTAAAACTCGACGGCGCGCAACCAGGCGCGCATCTCGAGATCGAGATTCCGGCAACTTAG